In Thiospirochaeta perfilievii, a single window of DNA contains:
- a CDS encoding DUF1893 domain-containing protein, with translation MDNHLELYREDELIYYNNGRWVYPLFDLENYIIKNDLSVDTLFLKDKIAGRAAAHLMVYIGIKKVHIGLISRVGLEVFKKNSVNITYDTLVDRIKCRTETLLEGVENSKEAYKILKQRAGLFSGIEISCKSLTCGYQRDVVLDKIDLNIKEGGTLLFLGENGEGKSTFLRTIANLQDKISGEVVFYKKGEQIKVKKGDIGFLNQNPDTRKMPILVREIMDVTASLLGLKGEEKKYQIEISLRRTGALKFLDKHYYELSGGEKQRVNLARLICQRAGIFILDEPAANLDKKGRDILVSLLKDIHDREMPTIIVSSHNKEFIDDLGWEKLYVKGGNIGA, from the coding sequence ATGGATAACCATTTAGAACTATATAGGGAAGATGAACTAATTTATTATAATAATGGTAGATGGGTATATCCTCTTTTTGATCTCGAGAATTATATTATTAAAAATGATTTATCAGTTGATACTCTATTTTTAAAGGATAAAATTGCAGGAAGGGCTGCAGCCCACTTAATGGTCTATATAGGAATAAAAAAAGTACATATAGGTCTAATAAGCAGGGTAGGTTTAGAGGTTTTTAAAAAAAATTCTGTAAATATAACCTATGATACTTTAGTTGATAGAATTAAGTGTAGAACAGAAACCCTATTAGAGGGCGTGGAAAACTCAAAAGAGGCTTATAAAATACTAAAACAGCGGGCTGGCCTTTTTTCAGGTATAGAGATAAGTTGCAAATCCCTTACCTGTGGATATCAAAGGGATGTTGTCTTAGATAAAATAGATCTAAATATTAAAGAGGGTGGAACCCTACTTTTTCTAGGTGAGAACGGTGAGGGCAAGAGTACTTTTTTACGGACAATAGCCAACCTACAAGATAAAATATCCGGGGAAGTAGTTTTTTATAAAAAAGGTGAACAAATTAAGGTTAAAAAAGGTGATATAGGATTCTTGAATCAAAATCCTGATACTAGGAAAATGCCAATTTTAGTTAGGGAGATAATGGATGTTACAGCCTCTCTTCTTGGCCTTAAGGGGGAGGAGAAGAAGTATCAGATAGAGATCTCTTTAAGAAGAACAGGAGCCTTGAAGTTTTTAGATAAGCACTACTATGAGTTATCTGGGGGAGAGAAGCAAAGGGTTAATTTAGCCCGGCTTATTTGCCAAAGAGCAGGTATTTTTATTTTAGATGAACCTGCTGCAAACCTTGATAAAAAAGGTCGGGATATCCTAGTCTCCTTATTAAAAGATATTCACGATAGAGAGATGCCTACAATTATAGTTTCTAGTCATAATAAAGAGTTTATTGATGACCTTGGTTGGGAAAAACTATATGTTAAAGGGGGAAACATAGGTGCTTGA
- a CDS encoding flavodoxin: MKTIIIYGTTTGNTEDVAKLIGQEIEDSEVVDVSSFEFDTITDYDLILLGSATFGFGELQDEWEEKADALDLYDISKKRVGIFGTGDQVSYPDSFAGSLSHLYNKVVESEAKIVGKTSTEGYDFEESESVVDGKFVGLVIDEDNQAQLTNKRVSDWVKQIKEEIA; the protein is encoded by the coding sequence ATGAAAACGATAATTATATATGGAACAACAACAGGAAATACAGAGGATGTAGCAAAGCTAATTGGTCAAGAGATTGAAGATTCAGAAGTAGTAGATGTAAGCAGTTTTGAATTTGATACAATAACAGATTACGATTTAATACTTCTAGGTTCTGCAACTTTTGGTTTTGGTGAACTACAGGATGAATGGGAGGAAAAAGCTGACGCCCTTGACCTATATGATATCTCAAAAAAGAGAGTAGGTATTTTTGGAACAGGAGATCAGGTAAGTTATCCCGACTCATTTGCTGGAAGCTTAAGCCATCTTTACAATAAAGTTGTTGAAAGTGAAGCTAAAATTGTTGGAAAAACATCCACTGAAGGATATGATTTTGAAGAGTCTGAATCAGTTGTTGATGGGAAGTTTGTAGGTCTTGTTATTGATGAAGATAATCAGGCTCAACTTACTAATAAAAGAGTAAGTGACTGGGTTAAGCAGATTAAAGAAGAAATCGCTTAA
- a CDS encoding alpha/beta family hydrolase gives MKKIKILLLIIFTISIYSCSSAPVFDEKKLPTDVIINTINGGFSVIPQCYTMEKGLIFYPGGLVEPEAYIPLMARIAKEVNIAVFIKSMPFNLAVLNSNGANKILDEYNYIKEWYIAGHSLGGAMAASYVYDNPEVFKGLILLAAYPMDKKPLTDVDVKVLSIKGSQDGLVDNSEFELSKQNLPKTAQFVIINGGNHAQFGSYGEQKGDNPATISREEQQMISVKKIKELIFSSSI, from the coding sequence ATGAAAAAAATAAAAATATTATTGTTAATAATTTTTACCATTTCTATATACTCATGTTCATCAGCACCTGTTTTTGATGAGAAAAAACTTCCAACCGATGTAATAATAAATACAATTAATGGTGGTTTTTCAGTTATCCCCCAATGCTACACTATGGAGAAGGGTTTAATATTTTATCCTGGAGGTCTTGTAGAACCTGAAGCCTATATCCCATTAATGGCCAGAATAGCAAAGGAGGTTAATATAGCGGTTTTTATTAAGTCTATGCCATTTAACCTTGCTGTTTTAAACTCAAATGGTGCTAATAAAATTTTAGATGAGTATAACTATATTAAAGAGTGGTATATAGCGGGACACTCCCTAGGTGGGGCTATGGCTGCATCCTATGTATATGATAATCCAGAAGTTTTTAAAGGTTTAATACTTTTAGCAGCCTACCCAATGGATAAAAAACCTTTAACAGATGTAGATGTTAAAGTATTATCCATTAAAGGTTCACAGGATGGATTAGTTGATAATAGTGAGTTTGAATTAAGTAAACAAAACCTACCTAAAACAGCACAGTTTGTTATAATTAATGGGGGGAATCATGCCCAGTTTGGTTCCTATGGAGAACAAAAAGGGGATAATCCAGCTACAATTTCTAGGGAAGAACAACAGATGATTTCAGTAAAAAAAATTAAAGAACTAATTTTTTCATCATCAATTTAA
- a CDS encoding radical SAM/SPASM domain-containing protein, with protein sequence MYIKLKKEVIINSDNNSGFLFDTLRKRSKEISLQLYEEIKNFSTNSVVNFREEIISLVSDGFLELTSNMSVEDTFNTINTALLKAPHLSGINIETLTIQLSSDCKLDCSFCNDSINRRCGCNRWFNNQNNLDNITIVSLVKQLIPMGLKSVYLIGGDVFKNSSNLYFLITELSRFGLHISIFSNIYSINKFVIDFIKHYNIGLIIPVFHYKEEIVNDICNNNYFEIQQKYLKIMLDKEINIKMKVIIDNTHKRDLNEIITYYKLPVYDVDIINDNKNIEFDHLLQQSISSSNYMNIQARSEFNTCLIGGLHLTMDGNIYPCSGIHKSIGNIHKNRIIDILKDYNYLDYITKQKLCVDNCRYNNICDCCLPMHSKVCEGVTL encoded by the coding sequence ATGTATATTAAGTTAAAGAAAGAGGTAATAATTAACTCTGATAATAATAGTGGGTTTTTATTTGATACTCTACGAAAAAGATCAAAAGAGATAAGTTTACAACTATATGAAGAGATTAAAAACTTCTCTACTAATAGTGTTGTAAATTTTAGAGAAGAGATTATATCACTTGTTAGTGATGGATTCCTGGAATTGACCAGTAATATGTCTGTTGAAGATACATTTAATACTATTAACACTGCTTTATTAAAAGCTCCACATCTAAGTGGAATAAATATTGAGACACTAACTATACAATTAAGTAGTGATTGTAAACTTGACTGCTCTTTCTGTAACGATAGTATAAATAGAAGGTGTGGTTGTAATAGATGGTTCAATAATCAAAACAACCTTGATAATATAACAATAGTGAGCCTTGTAAAACAACTCATCCCTATGGGATTAAAGTCTGTTTATCTTATTGGGGGAGATGTTTTTAAGAACTCTTCCAACCTCTACTTTTTAATTACGGAACTTTCCCGTTTTGGTTTACATATATCTATTTTTTCAAACATTTACTCAATAAATAAGTTCGTAATTGATTTTATAAAACACTATAACATAGGACTAATAATTCCAGTCTTCCATTATAAGGAAGAGATCGTTAATGATATTTGTAATAACAACTACTTTGAAATTCAGCAAAAGTACCTAAAGATTATGTTGGACAAAGAAATAAATATAAAAATGAAAGTTATCATAGATAATACCCACAAAAGGGATTTAAATGAGATTATTACTTACTACAAACTTCCTGTTTACGATGTCGATATTATTAACGATAACAAAAATATTGAGTTCGATCATCTTTTACAACAATCTATCAGCAGTTCTAATTACATGAATATACAAGCTAGAAGTGAGTTTAATACTTGCCTTATTGGGGGACTTCACCTAACTATGGATGGAAATATATATCCATGTTCAGGTATACATAAATCCATAGGGAATATCCATAAAAATAGAATTATAGATATCCTTAAAGATTACAACTACTTAGATTATATAACAAAACAGAAACTCTGCGTGGATAACTGTAGGTATAACAATATATGCGACTGTTGCTTACCTATGCACTCTAAAGTTTGCGAAGGAGTTACACTATGA
- a CDS encoding ABC transporter ATP-binding protein, with amino-acid sequence MRLNITNIEKKYKYFTLGPLNININRSCIVGLVGRNGAGKTTLFKSIFGLYPNKKTKLYLNEKFHKYTSSEDKENIVMLTEVSSFPNYMNAHEISSIYSKFYKNWDNQMFLRIVNKLELSQYKRVKELSLGNKKKLAFAAVLATKAPVMLLDEPTSNIDPVTRQLILDELAEYIKENDSIIFFSSHILSDINKVATELILINKGQIVYDGPFDQVEHTESNEKILELIR; translated from the coding sequence ATGAGATTAAATATAACTAACATAGAGAAGAAATATAAATATTTTACATTAGGACCTTTAAACATCAATATAAACAGAAGTTGTATTGTTGGCTTAGTAGGTAGAAATGGAGCTGGTAAAACAACACTGTTTAAATCCATATTTGGTCTCTATCCTAATAAGAAAACTAAACTCTATTTAAATGAAAAATTCCATAAGTACACAAGTAGTGAGGATAAAGAAAACATTGTGATGTTAACTGAAGTCTCAAGTTTTCCAAACTATATGAATGCTCATGAGATATCATCCATCTATTCTAAATTCTATAAAAACTGGGATAATCAGATGTTTCTTAGGATCGTTAACAAACTGGAACTCTCACAATATAAAAGAGTTAAAGAACTATCCCTTGGTAATAAGAAAAAACTAGCTTTTGCAGCTGTATTAGCAACAAAAGCTCCTGTTATGTTATTAGATGAACCCACTTCGAATATAGATCCTGTAACAAGACAGTTAATCTTAGATGAGTTAGCAGAATATATAAAAGAGAATGACTCGATTATCTTTTTTTCGTCACATATTTTATCTGACATAAATAAGGTAGCTACTGAATTAATTTTAATTAATAAGGGGCAAATAGTTTATGATGGACCATTTGACCAGGTAGAACACACTGAGAGTAATGAGAAGATATTGGAGTTAATCAGATGA
- a CDS encoding ABC-2 transporter permease yields MIHNIIYLDIKNRVPYYTFFTLGCLILSIFIPMSFLIFVMFILLMRINHICCNKEFHNGLFQFYFMLPISRKDVVLGKNISLMLVLIITMIGVFIGSTISNELGFSKVTEGLTSEYELLFPYLGILLGSILLTNIQYFYFILPYDEIISKNRIMIFVVFVLMIVFIQILNDSTIAKEFINLLEKNRISIIMFSILYFLTGTYITSNKVESMDCHNE; encoded by the coding sequence ATGATACATAATATTATTTACCTCGATATAAAAAACAGAGTGCCTTATTACACTTTTTTTACTCTAGGTTGTCTAATACTATCTATATTTATACCCATGTCATTTTTAATATTTGTTATGTTTATACTGCTAATGCGTATAAATCATATATGCTGTAATAAAGAGTTTCATAATGGACTCTTTCAGTTCTATTTTATGTTACCCATTTCTAGAAAAGATGTGGTCTTAGGTAAAAATATAAGCCTTATGTTGGTATTAATAATAACAATGATTGGTGTATTTATAGGATCTACCATTAGTAACGAGTTAGGATTTTCTAAAGTAACTGAAGGATTAACTAGTGAGTATGAACTGTTATTTCCGTATCTTGGTATATTATTAGGTTCGATACTACTAACGAATATTCAATATTTCTATTTCATTCTCCCATATGATGAGATTATAAGTAAAAACCGTATAATGATTTTTGTTGTTTTTGTTTTAATGATTGTATTCATACAGATATTAAATGATTCAACAATAGCTAAAGAGTTCATTAACCTATTAGAAAAAAATAGAATTAGCATAATAATGTTCTCTATCCTATATTTTTTGACAGGTACATATATAACATCAAACAAAGTTGAATCTATGGACTGCCACAATGAATAA